In the Theobroma cacao cultivar B97-61/B2 chromosome 1, Criollo_cocoa_genome_V2, whole genome shotgun sequence genome, one interval contains:
- the LOC18612641 gene encoding uncharacterized protein LOC18612641 isoform X2, protein MAAWPTLIKCPPNGGEELMKAKKNVMATKASLESKKSCICSPTSHAGSFRCHLHRATAATQNSSCCSTANSSNKLKGAGGQPVLSRFGRASSLKLKPVPESSLPGQ, encoded by the exons ATGGCTGCCTG GCCCACTCTAATCAAGTGTCCACCAAATGGGGGAGAAGAATTGATGAAGGCAAAGAAGAATGTGATGGCGACCAAAGCCAGTCTGGAATCCAAGAAGAGTTGCATCTGCTCTCCAACAAGCCACGCCGGTTCCTTCAGGTGCCACCTTCATCGAGCTACTGCAGCGACTCAGAACTCATCCTGCTGCTCAACGGCAAACTCTAGCAATAAGTTAAAGGGTGCGGGTGGTCAGCCTGTTCTCTCCAGGTTTGGTAGGGCTTCTTCTCTGAAACTGAAACCCGTCCCTGAAAGCAGTCTGCCAGGCCAATAA
- the LOC18612641 gene encoding uncharacterized protein LOC18612641 isoform X1 has translation MPAESLKSEKSEPIPMAAWPTLIKCPPNGGEELMKAKKNVMATKASLESKKSCICSPTSHAGSFRCHLHRATAATQNSSCCSTANSSNKLKGAGGQPVLSRFGRASSLKLKPVPESSLPGQ, from the exons atgCCAGCTGAGTCACTCAAGTCAGAGAAGTCGGAGCCGATCCCCATGGCTGCCTG GCCCACTCTAATCAAGTGTCCACCAAATGGGGGAGAAGAATTGATGAAGGCAAAGAAGAATGTGATGGCGACCAAAGCCAGTCTGGAATCCAAGAAGAGTTGCATCTGCTCTCCAACAAGCCACGCCGGTTCCTTCAGGTGCCACCTTCATCGAGCTACTGCAGCGACTCAGAACTCATCCTGCTGCTCAACGGCAAACTCTAGCAATAAGTTAAAGGGTGCGGGTGGTCAGCCTGTTCTCTCCAGGTTTGGTAGGGCTTCTTCTCTGAAACTGAAACCCGTCCCTGAAAGCAGTCTGCCAGGCCAATAA